One window of the Nicotiana tabacum cultivar K326 chromosome 4, ASM71507v2, whole genome shotgun sequence genome contains the following:
- the LOC107792403 gene encoding putative prolyl 4-hydroxylase 12 isoform X1: protein MASFFWFFIFLALGISSQALFAQKSRKELRGKEVNGDDTVKLGHSNRFDPSQVVQLSWRPRVFLYRDFLSAEETDHLISLVHGKRNSSTSDNASLGGEKFPTMGIPLDAEDPTSSRIEERISAWTFLPKGNSRPLHVLRTGRENLKGNYGYFDGDSALKSKEPLMATIILYLSNVTHGGQILFPGSENKILSDCIKSSDTLKPTKGNAILFFNAHLDASPDRSSSHARCPVIEGEMWYAIKFFYLRSITVQKDPLQSGDDTNCTDEDDNCAQWAATGECERNAVFMVGSPDYYGTCRKSCNAC from the exons ATGGCGAgctttttttggttttttatctTCTTGGCTTTGGGGATCAGTTCTCAGGCTCTCTTCGCCCAAAA AAGCCGAAAAGAATTGAGGGGCAAGGAGGTGAATGGGGATGACACTGTAAAGTTGGGCCATTCTAATAGATTTGATCCCTCACAAGTCGTTCAACTCTCGTGGCGACCAAG GGTCTTCTTGTATAGAGACTTTCTCTCAGCAGAAGAGACTGATCACTTAATCTCCTTG GTGCATGGCAAGAGAAATAGCTCCACAAGTGATAATGCTTCATTGGGTGGGGAGAAGTTTCCAACCATGGGTATTCCTTTAGATGCGGAG GATCCTACTTCCTCAAGGATTGAAGAAAGGATCTCGGCTTGGACCTTTCTGCCTAAAG GAAATAGCAGGCCATTGCATGTTCTGCGTACTGGGCGTGAGAATTTAAAGGGGAATTATGGTTATTTTGACGGGGACTCCGCACTTAAATCCAAAGAACCATTAATGGCAACCATCATTTTGTACCTATCAAATGTGACGCATGGTGGTCAGATCCTCTTCCCTGGTTCGGAG AACAAGATCTTGTCCGACTGTATCAAGAGTAGTGACACCTTGAAACCAACGAAAGGAAATGCAATCCTGTTCTTCAATGCTCACCTTGATGCATCTCCTGACAGGAGTAGCTCCCATGCGAGATGCCCTGTTATTGAGGGTGAAATGTGGTATGCAATCAAATTCTTTTATCTCAGAAGTATTACTGTACAAAAGGATCCACTACAATCGGGTGATGACACCAATTGTACAGATGAGGATGATAACTGTGCTCAATGGGCTGCTACTGGAGAGTGTGAAAGAAATGCTGTTTTTATGGTTGGTTCTCCTGATTATTATGGTACATGTAGGAAAAGTTGTAATGCATGCTAA
- the LOC107792403 gene encoding putative prolyl 4-hydroxylase 12 isoform X2, with protein MASFFWFFIFLALGISSQALFAQNRKELRGKEVNGDDTVKLGHSNRFDPSQVVQLSWRPRVFLYRDFLSAEETDHLISLVHGKRNSSTSDNASLGGEKFPTMGIPLDAEDPTSSRIEERISAWTFLPKGNSRPLHVLRTGRENLKGNYGYFDGDSALKSKEPLMATIILYLSNVTHGGQILFPGSENKILSDCIKSSDTLKPTKGNAILFFNAHLDASPDRSSSHARCPVIEGEMWYAIKFFYLRSITVQKDPLQSGDDTNCTDEDDNCAQWAATGECERNAVFMVGSPDYYGTCRKSCNAC; from the exons ATGGCGAgctttttttggttttttatctTCTTGGCTTTGGGGATCAGTTCTCAGGCTCTCTTCGCCCAAAA CCGAAAAGAATTGAGGGGCAAGGAGGTGAATGGGGATGACACTGTAAAGTTGGGCCATTCTAATAGATTTGATCCCTCACAAGTCGTTCAACTCTCGTGGCGACCAAG GGTCTTCTTGTATAGAGACTTTCTCTCAGCAGAAGAGACTGATCACTTAATCTCCTTG GTGCATGGCAAGAGAAATAGCTCCACAAGTGATAATGCTTCATTGGGTGGGGAGAAGTTTCCAACCATGGGTATTCCTTTAGATGCGGAG GATCCTACTTCCTCAAGGATTGAAGAAAGGATCTCGGCTTGGACCTTTCTGCCTAAAG GAAATAGCAGGCCATTGCATGTTCTGCGTACTGGGCGTGAGAATTTAAAGGGGAATTATGGTTATTTTGACGGGGACTCCGCACTTAAATCCAAAGAACCATTAATGGCAACCATCATTTTGTACCTATCAAATGTGACGCATGGTGGTCAGATCCTCTTCCCTGGTTCGGAG AACAAGATCTTGTCCGACTGTATCAAGAGTAGTGACACCTTGAAACCAACGAAAGGAAATGCAATCCTGTTCTTCAATGCTCACCTTGATGCATCTCCTGACAGGAGTAGCTCCCATGCGAGATGCCCTGTTATTGAGGGTGAAATGTGGTATGCAATCAAATTCTTTTATCTCAGAAGTATTACTGTACAAAAGGATCCACTACAATCGGGTGATGACACCAATTGTACAGATGAGGATGATAACTGTGCTCAATGGGCTGCTACTGGAGAGTGTGAAAGAAATGCTGTTTTTATGGTTGGTTCTCCTGATTATTATGGTACATGTAGGAAAAGTTGTAATGCATGCTAA
- the LOC107792401 gene encoding gibberellin 20-oxidase-like protein — protein MSESQTSVKLPIFDISRPFGSSSLKSLSLACKEWGFFHIRNHGIPKDLSRQLHFVSKQTFSFPSDVKLKAGPLSNIRTYTPHFIASPFFESLRVSGPDFFASAQSTCHALINQPIPEFSHAMEEYGSKMEKLCKSIVEVILMSLGPEFEQKFASEFKNCHGYLRVNNYTPPEFTTNVQEEEEVEGLGMHTDMSCITIVYQDEVGGLQVRSKEGKWMDIDPCQDTLVVNVGDLLQAWSNGKLRSSEHRVVLKEPVSRFSIAFFWCFEDDKLIAAPKEIVRSENLRVYKPFLCADYLKFRESNEKGKFEKVGFTVKHFAGK, from the exons ATGTCTGAATCTCAGACTTCTGTAAAACTTCCCATTTTCGACATCTCGAGGCCTTTTGGTTCATCTTCTCTTAAGTCCCTTTCTTTAGCTTGTAAAGAATGGGGTTTCTTTCACATCCGCAACCATGGAATTCCCAAAGATTTATCCAGACAACTTCATTTCGTTTCCAAACAGACTTTCAGTTTTCCTTCTGATGTAAAGCTGAAAGCTGGACCCTTGTCAAATATAAGAACCTACACTCCCCATTTCATTGCTTCCCCTTTCTTTGAGAGTCTGAGGGTGTCCGGACCTGACTTCTTTGCCTCTGCACAAAGCACTTGCCATGCCCTCATCAACCAGCCAATTCCCGAATTcag TCATGCAATGGAGGAGTATGGGAGCAAAATGGAGAAACTGTGCAAAAGCATTGTTGAGGTCATACTGATGAGCTTAGGCCCTGAATTTGAGCAGAAATTTGCATCTGAATTCAAGAATTGTCATGGCTATCTAAGAGTAAACAACTACACTCCACCCGAATTCACGACAAATGTACAAGAGGAAGAAGAAGTTGAAGGGCTAGGGATGCACACTGATATGAGCTGCATAACAATAGTGTATCAAGACGAAGTTGGTGGTCTTCAAGTTAGATCCAAAGAAGGTAAGTGGATGGACATTGATCCTTGTCAAGACACTCTTGTTGTGAATGTTGGTGATCTTTTGCAGGCTTGGAGTAATGGGAAATTAAGGTCATCTGAGCACAGAGTTGTCCTAAAAGAGCCTGTAAGTCGATTTTCCATTGCTTTCTTTTGGTGTTTTGAAGATGACAAACTGATTGCTGCTCCCAAAGAGATTGTTCGTAGCGAAAATTTGAGGGTCTATAAGCCTTTTCTTTGTgctgattatttgaagtttagagAAAGCAATGAGAAAGGCAAGTTTGAGAAAGTTGGTTTCACAGTAAAACATTTCGCAGGTAAATAA